A stretch of Hydractinia symbiolongicarpus strain clone_291-10 chromosome 9, HSymV2.1, whole genome shotgun sequence DNA encodes these proteins:
- the LOC130656563 gene encoding uncharacterized protein LOC130656563, translating to MASNMGLLFLTLLICIVYISKGDILRLSECNKFYAVFDVVFNNFLLINTTYSLVRNIELNRCLIICMQYPRCKSFSYMFHHSQCRIHHSTRTDTGSNLQKENGWTHYETNENATNVGPVCEERKPCNFGKCVDTCDDKGYKCEYTCSGEWILLKRNVCFGARANQFGTFKLTHDAVMTGIKLVHVGGPGLTCIEDTPPTKWGCDYGHGFVVENVAAVITDEQNNTLYPSMKYHIRHGFFNVPGYNANSSYLIYNATSYTVHKEQELRIHYGEAWASTGQPANNNGTSCADIYAKLCYK from the exons ATGGCATCAAATATGGGGCtcttatttttaacattgttgatATGTATCGTATACATTAGTAAAGGAGATATATTACGATTGTCTGAATGCAACAAATTTTATGCTGTCTTTGATGTTGTATTCAACAATTTTCTTCTAATAAATACGACATATTCTTTGGTTAGAAACATCGAACTGAACAGATGCTTGATCATATGCATGCAATATCCAAGGTGCAAATCATTCAGCTACATGTTTCATCACTCACAATGCCGAATACACCATTCCACTAGAACTGACACTGGAAGTAACTTACAAAAGGAAAATGGATGGACACACTATGAAACCAACGAGAATGCAACGAAC gtcgGCCCTGTTTGTGAAGAAAGAAAGCCATGCAACTTCGGGAAATGTGTGGATACATGTGATGATAAAGGCTACAAATGTGAATATACCTGTTCGG gTGAATGGATTTTATTGAAACGCAATGTCTGCTTTGGAGCACGTGCAAACCAGTTTGGAACATTTAAATTAACACATGACGCAGTAATGACTGGCATAAAATTGGTACATGTCGGTGGACCTGGTCTAACGTGCATTGAAGACACACCGCCAACAAAGTGGGGATGTGATTATGGCCACGGTTTTGTTGTAGAAAATGTTGCGGCTGTCATTACAGATGAACAAAACAACACACTTTACCCATCTATGAAGTATCATATAAGGCACGGATTCTTCAATGTTCCAGGATACAATGCCAACTCTTCGTACCTCATCTATAACGCAACAAGTTACACTGTTCACAAGGAACAGGAGCTGAGAATCCATTATGGTGAAGCTTGGGCCTCTACTGGACAACCGGCTAATAACAATGGTACATCATGTGCCGATATTTATGCGAAATTGTGTTACAAATAA